GGTAATATTACCTTTAGAGGTATCATAGTAATTGTCTTTTCATACCCATAGTGCCACCTGAAGTGCCATGGTATCTTACCCTGGAGCTACTGGTACCCACATGCTGTGGTAACTACCAAGGAAATGTCATAAGTGCCACGGTACTACTATAGTATGGTATGTATCATAGCTTACTCTTGCATGCCATTTCATGCCACTGTAAGCTACTATTTCCAAGGTCAACAATGACCTTTCAATTTTATCTACAATTCCATGACAACTAGGCAAACTCTCCTGACAATGATCATGCAATATTATTTGAAAGCTGTTAATGTGTGTTAATCCTCCTCCAGCATCACACTTGCTTTTGCTTGTTAGCTAGCTTCTCCTCTATTCCTCAGGAAGACCTCTCCAATGGATCATTTGATTGGCTTGATTCAACTGGATCGATAGAGCAGCGGATCCTCTGGGCCTAAATCTATttaataaaaacttaatttaagaACCCTTTATTAATGACTTGATAGAATGTAAAATTGCTAATGACTCACTAACCTTTGCTGATGGCTTATTAGAAAGTAAGAAATCAATGAGAACTTATCAATGACTTACTAACTTTATTAATGAATTGTTAAATGTcaataatatgtaataatataattcCTTATAAATGTCCAGAGGCCAAGATGACATATTCAAATGGCTTCAACCGCCATCAACCTGAAACATACAACATCAGCATAATTACATCGAAAAAATCAGGAAATGTCCACTCTTCTGAGAAGCTAGAACCAGCAAtttcgcagggggctggagccaatcccagctgacatcggacgaaaggcggggtacaccctggacaggtcgccaatctaTCGCAGGGCATTCACtgattcttttattattttatgatttGAATCGATTGAATTTTCTTGTAAATCCTGTGCCACATGTCTCCAATTTGCTCCAAGTGCATGGTTTAATTGTATGTCAAATTAAACCATGCACTTCCTAAGAGAGGCAGAAACTGACAACAATCGCACACAGCAGTTACAAGTCAAAGCTTCCACAGGCCTCACGGGATCATAGGAGCATTAATGAACTGCTTCACGGTGTTTTTCCTATAAACACCAGGGCATCGCTGCCAAGGTCCCAAGTGTTTATGCCTCTGCTTGTTCAAAGGTTGTGGAACTGCAGGTGGTAGCTTTACTGTGTCTTTCTGCATGCGTTGAAAACGAGCATTGAAGTAGCAGTCTGCTAGAGTAGCAATCTCTTGTAGCAATGTCTGTTTCTGAAGCTGCTGGTGTGAGTTGCCTTGCAGACCCTACAAGTTGTAATCTGGAGTAGATATTTTATTTGTGCACTTGATTCACTTGTTCATTTGTTTCACTTGTGCCCTTTAATATAGAGCTTTGATGTTTTCAGATGAGAGTCTCTTAGCATAAAGTACTGCTCCACTGCAAATAGCACTGGAAGCTGTCACGCTTGGCTTGTGCAGGAGAGATTCTTTGTCAGAACGTTGATTATTTAAGACAGGGGTTGCTTAATAACTATCATTATAGCAGTACCTTGAAAGCGAGGGCCAATCAGGGTCCAAAGACAAATCTCCTCTGCCAACAATGACGTCGTAGCCGAGGAATGAGCCAGAAACAAAGTACACATACTTTGGAAAACCAAAGGGTGAAGATTTTAATTGACGGATtcataaatcaaacatttcatatcacgtACACTGCATCTACAATGAATCACAATTTGGCTCAGAAGTGATTGAATAATGAATGATGTGTTATTTGTTGGTTAAAATGGGCCAAGGTTGGGGCATGCCAGATAATGATAAATCTATAGCCCTGAGCTAAACTTCTGCTGTCtggctgtaaaatgttttcagtgctgaACCAGTCTTACAGTTAAAGCAAATGCAATAAAATTGTTTGCATGTACTCATAGCTTTAATCCTGCACAAGTGTCGCAAAAATAGCCCCGTCCTTTTCCATTAAGGAGAGGGTTATTTTGTCAATCCAgagtatttttttgtgtggcATATAGtgatattttgttaaactgACACGCATTGCTTTCCATAATGCTCACAACtagttaaaagtaaaaacatgatCACAAGAATGGGCAGAGTACTGCCAATTCTGGCAACAATAGTcaagtttccatccaaatttaacacaaaatataaCTGAATTTGTAGAACTAGAGAAAATGTGAATGAACCCCAAACtatgagaaaaatacatcctccttcttttcctcctgctCAGTCTTGAGTTAATGTGTGCAAACACGCTGTTTGAATCTGCCTCCCCTCATGATATCATGGAGGTATCTCTTTAGCAAAGGCCCCCACCTAGCCCTTCAGTGCAGTATATGGCCCGCCCACTAAACACAGACTTAATACATTGGTGTCAGCCCCGCCTTCCAACACAACACTAAGAGGTAGTACCATGCAGctagagctggaggttgttcagtCTGTCTCGCAGAGAGTGCTTTTACTGTTATGAgggaaaggtaaatatttttcagttttccctctgatgttcTCCGTATGCTCTGCCTAGCTTGTTGCTAATGCTACAGTAACAGTtagctgctgttatcagctgatATGAGCTGTCATCTGCCTAATCCAGTGGTCCAAAGCTTCCGAACTAACATTAGAGGTataaacaccaacacaccaaGGCAGAATTAGCTGAAAGGACGGCTAGCTGCACTGCTAACTGGCTACTAGCTAGCGGCAGATACTGTTGGCAGTAGAACATCAGAGGgaaaatcagaaaatattttctccacaAAATCTGATTCAGTTTcatcaaaatcaaagttaaaaagtttttgtttttgtacagtaataaaTGCAGCTTAGTCTCACATAGCgagcctgaaaatgagcattataTGGGACCTTTAAAGGAGCACTGGGCAAacctcaaacaaaaaaaatgtgctaAATGTGAAGGaaatttgtgtttcatgtattAATTAAAGGAACGTTACAGTCTACTCATCGCTCCACCCAGATTTGATTTTTTCGTCTCTTCAGTGAAGTGTATGTCATGATGTTCTCACTAAGTCTGTTTCCGTTCCATTCATTGCTGAGTGTCGCATTTTGTTTTATCAACcaacttttccacctcagccaaGCAAAAAAAGGTTGTCATATCaaacatatttacacattttgtatcatttttttaaaagtacaaaTTGAAAATCTGCATAAAAATAGGTGCATGAAACATACTTGGTGATGAGAGGGTCTGAAGAAAAATAAGAGAAACATCTGGGGCTTCTGGCAAGATTCTAAATTTTACCCTTGAGGTATCAAACCAAACGCACTCCCAAGATCAaatttgtgcaaataaaccaaGGTGTAAATTCACTTGTCATTTCACTGTGAAAAAGGTGGTGCAACAAACGTACAATTGACACAATTAACACTTTCTtgaataactaataataataagatgTACCAAATTGACTATCATTTTAGCAAAAAACACTTGATTTCAGTAACTGAGACTTCTAAAGCCTCATATTAGCTTTGGCTCAACAAGTCCTCCAATGTAAACGACAACATAAGTCATATTAGCAACCTCCAAATACGGCTAATATGAGCGTATCCTACAATTGCTCTATAGCGCCCCTGCAGGTAGCTTTGTCCGTGCCTCCCAAAACCTATGACCtatgtcacatgacataaacACGTGGATACTGCAGTCACACAAAGCAGGTGAGGCAGCTGTAGGGTTCACCGGTTGACATTCATACaatcactgacttaggtttattcaattcaattcaattttatttatatagcgccaaatcacaacaacagttatctcacagcgcttttcataaaagagcaggtctagaccgtactctgtgatgctatttacagaagcccaacagttcccaccaagagcaagcactaggcgacagaggcaaggaaaaacttccttttaagaggcagaaacctcgagcagaaccatggctcagggtgggcggccatctgcctcgaccggttggggtgaaggagagagagggagagagacagagagagagagagagaggcagcctacacaatatacacacagaggtacagacagtgaaggtgatgttgctatagactaaatgaaaaatggtacagatatttatagtagtgttaatgattataataacaataggactagtaacaatagtcgttgcagtagagggtgtcgagcaggaacacgggggcagcaggtgacccgcagccacagatccagactccacagctccagagccagaaacacctgcaggaagtgataggaggagagaggagagggatgagaaagcacgagactaccggaaagggaagaagtcgagttagtaacttgcaataatgggatgaggttgcatacagagggagagaaagtagaggagagaggagctcagtgcatcatgggaaatcccccggcagtctNNNNNNNNNNNNNNNNNNNNNNNNNNNNNNNNNNNNNNNNNNNNNNNNNNNNNNNNNNNNNNNNNNNNNNNNNNNNNNNNNNNNNNNNNNNNNNNNNNNNcaatatacagtaatacagaatcaattataagaaatggtaaacagaaataaactataatcaaaggaacagtgctgaggatgaatgaGAGTCAGCATTATGTTATTATTGTATTGAGCCTCAGCATTAATGCATTCAAAGGTGAACTCCAGTCCAACTCCACTTCTTTAAAGTTGTTGATTCACAAGAGACACATTAATTAAAAGAATGGTCGAAACTGAAGCATCAGGCAGAGGTATGCTTTTATCCAGTTAGAGTATGGGTCAAGCTCCCAAACTGCTAGATCCTACAATTCTCATGATGCAACCAACAGCAAGACCAAGCTGCGATAACCATGATGCTTTTAGGTCATCAGGATACTGATCACTTTCTGTGTACATTTGGTGGAGGTCTCCCTTAAAAGCAACTTCTGTCTTGTAAACCACTTTCCAGCACAAACTCTGTAACAATCAGCGTGGGAAATACCATGATTGGGTGTAAATGCATGGGATTGGGAAGATGATTAGCACAGAGCCAGGCTCTCTGTGCAAAAATAGCTAAGCTAGACTAACCACGTCCAGACTGTTGCTTTGTGCTTAACAGACAGACGCTGAAATCCATCTTTTGATCTCACTCTCGGAAAGAAACAAATGGGCAGACAATTTATTCATTGAAAAAccataaaattaaacaaaatggaaagTCATGAGAACAGATAAAATATTTTGGGAACTATACAGTCCATAGAAAGACAACATACATTCCACAGATTAGAAATGAAGGTCTGTAGTTAGGGAATCTTTCTGTTCATGTTTTGGTCCAGATGTCAGTCCAAACGTCCGTCATCAGGAGACGACTGGGGATCCGAGCTGCTTTCCAAGTCCTTAGCTGCCAGGGAGCTCGACAGGCTACTGAgtaagagacacacacacacacacagggcatcATATCGTCACTCTGACTCTTCACAAGCATGCACGTGTTCAGCAGTAGGTATCAATATTTGCGTTTATTTACAGGTCAATGCGACAATACTTCTTAGTGACAAATTGTAATCGATGTTTTAACaacttttgatttttttgattttaaattcttATAAAAGGAGCAGAACACTTCAAACTTACTTTCAACcaaggttttattttaaaacatcttcTTGTAATGTTTGCTGTTGCCGAGGAGTGTTCAGCCCACTTTACATTAAAGTGACTCCTGTGGTGATGACGACAGCTCAGAATATTCTTCCCCTGATATTAAATATGGGAATGAGAATAAAATGGAGAGAGTTGTATTATGTTCTCTGTCAGGGAGCGGGTGTGTGTTGATGCGCTGCTGGAGGTGATGTCCAGGGTCCAGATGAAGAGCTACTACAGAGCGGCCATCACTACGGTCAGAGCAGACAACAagcctccacacacacaaccacaaacaCTCAAAGGGCCTCTGTCACCATGATATAATGCACATTATGCTTACTTTCATTATACATTCAAATCTGTCTTCTgagtacattttttattttctaaatatttttcttaCAATCCCTCAAATGCATATAGTGCACATAATTCAGACATTTTTATCTTATATGTTTTAATTTAGAAATAAATAGATGgtgatgttgctctgtgtctgctgggtcTGTAAATAGGCTGTAACTGTTCGCAAGCATAACAACTTTATCACAATAAGGTGTTTAATATTTACTGATATCAGATGATAGACAGTAACTCACAGATATACAGATATTTTAGCATGAATCATACCATAATTAAAGCTGGGTTAGACCTCAAgaatatttcaatttaaaagACAAATGAGAAGTTGCATCCTCTGGTTCTTCACCATGACTGTTTACCTCTACACCATGTGGACTTCAGGAGACGCGGCAATATGCAGACGTCGGCTACATGGATCGTGAGCAGTTCAGGAGGATATTTGATGAACTGGATAAAGATCTCATTAAGGAGGTAGAGCTGTGCCCCTTCATTCAATAATACATTTCACTTTGTTTTATGTCTCTGACTGTATCTGTGTTCCTCCCAGCACCCTCCTTTGCCCCAGTACAACTCTCCAGTCCTGCAGAGACTCCAGGTGATCTTCAGCCACTACTATCTCACCATACTCGGCAACGCTGTGGCGCTGGTCAATGTCATGTGCATATGTGTAAGTTGCACGTGCATACGGTTCGCATACATGCACATACTCATACTCCCTCACAAGCTGACCAAGCTGtctacaaaatgacaatattactTTTGTGTGTTACAGACTCTCCTGGTTTTGAACTCTGAAAAGTCCACAGTCGAGAGAGACAACTTCATCATGGAGGTGAACACagtcataaaatgttttatggatGTTCTGGtctagcaccaccatcaggtcaaaataaaCCTTAACCAACACTTTGGTCCATGATAAGGTATCTTAAAAGGAAATGTCTTGCTCGTGAAATGTACTGTGCATATTGAGTCCTGATGTTTTTACTGACCCATCAGGTCAAACGTTCcatttttacacaaaaatatCTAAAATTGAACTAAAGTTGCCTTGAAGTTGCTTATCACGTTCACATGGGGGGTTTTAAGCACACAATCTCAAAGATTTCCCCCCAGCTCAAAGCTGATGTTTTGAACGTCTAAAATAGGGAGTGCCTCTCCTCTAGCGCCCCCTTAAGCAAATctttaaaagcagaaaaatCATCAGTAGTTTTTGTTGGGTAAAATGAACATTGCAGCCTTGTTGAATTGTGAACATAACCTACTTCAGAACTTAATTGATTTCACTCTTTCACTGTCCAACTGTCAGATCATCAACCTGTGCTTCATCCTCTATTACCTGTTTGAAATGTGCGTGAAGATCTTTGCCTTTGGCTGGAGGGGGTACCTGTCCTACAGAAACAACATCTTTGACGGCTTCCTCACCATCCTGCTATTGGTAACACTGCGCTAACCCACACACTGTTGGTCAACATACCGACCTACCTGCTAAGTAATGAGAATACAGGTATTAatgtcacatacagtatttccattcaattcaattttatttagatagcaccaaatcacaataacagttatctcatagcgctcATAAaaggctcctagtctacttttggagactctaggaaccacaagtaaccctgcattctgggagcgcagtgctctggtggggtagtaaggtactatgagctctttaagataagatggtgcctgaccattaagagctttgtaggtaagaagaatgattttaaattctattctggattttactggaagccattgcagagaagctaaaacaggagaaatgtgatctcttttcctggttcctgtcagaacacgtgctgcagcattctggatcagctgaagagtctaatagactttttcgagcagcctgataataaggaattgcagtaatccagcctagaagtaacaaatgcatggactagtttttctgcatcatttttagacaggatgttcctgattttcgcaatattacgtaggtggaaaaaggcggtcctaggtttaggcacacacccttgtgaaggttagggtaaggggctacaGGGGACTGTCAACGCCTTTAAGACTAACAtagttagccagctagctaacgTAGCTAATGCTACTACAAAGCTAACTTACGTAACTTACGCAACCTACGTACCTTCCAtaatgcttttccatattttatgacttatccacaatgttacaatgttggatgttcatgttaaacatggcgaaagcttcaaataatgaggttaaagtatttataagaaatccctgtgagcaaaaacctcagatttcctcctgttctgagcgctctgttttgaacttcattaaaaaacatgaatCAATCTTGTTTCCCATGGGAAACAAACGCTGGTCTCCTGGTGAAAAGCGGCTAACTTGCTATCCATCCGCCCAACCCCCCACCACCGAAGTACAACTTTCTGGCTATTTATAATCCGTATCCGTCTTTGTCATCTGTTTGAGttgtacggccactagaggtcgctgccACAACATACGTAAACATGAGTGGCAATTTTGACGACCATGATCGTTTTTCTGTTGAGGACAGGCTCCTTTAGCTCAACGTTGGAATTCATTTTGCATGGTGGATTTTGTCCATCGCTATAGTTTAGTTGACATATGGCACTATTACTTTATGACTAGGAGTGATCACAACAACCGATAAGTCAACGTACATATAGCATGTGAGAACTGTATTAAGATTAACTTCAAATATCCAACCCTGTCTAGTGTCATGAACATCCACTTTCCagttgtttaataataatttcattgCTAATCTTACCTGAGCGAAGGTGTCACAATGTGGACACAATGCTCTCGTGATATTCGTGACAAAGACATGTTTTGTAAATACTACACAGAACTCTATGTTTAAAGGATTATACAGGTTTCTAATGTTGTAGTTATGGCAACTACCTGCTTTTTCCATCTCAGTCCAAACAGAGATCAATGTGAGGAGCAGGTAGGGATCTGCTGCCATCGGCATTGAGGCGTCATGTAGTTGTGCTGTGGTTACACACTGAGACATGAAGCCATGCAGGAGGTCCCGGGCCCCCTTTGTTTACTGCAGTGATTGACAGGTGACTTAATCCCAGAGAAGCCAAAGGAAATAACATCAAGATGCACTtaattacactttttttctcctgcAAGCCTTTTTACCACATGTGTGGTGTATATCTGAAATTACATTCCACGTATGAAGGATTAGAAATGATTTTCATGCTTGTGTTAGCTTGCAGTTTATACCAATTTAGTATATGGACGAATATCACGCTGTTTTTAGAGCATACAGTGCAGGGGAACTAAATTATGAGTTGTTCCTACAAAGGTTTATATCAGACACTACACCCGCTGCGCCTTTGACTGTAAAAATGTGTGAAGAATGCAATAATGACACATGGTGTGCACAGTATGAACCGCTTTACTGACTGCACATGGGAGGTATGTCCCTGTGGCCATGCTGACATGAAAACCAAATAAGCAAGTATCAGCTATACAAACGACTTCCTGCTTTACACCCAGCAAGCTATAATTTTTCCCCAAATAAAAGGATGTAAAAAGTTCTTGAAGCATATAGAGCCATTAAGTGATGAGAAAACTGTAATGTCTGAAACCTGAAGCAGAGCGTGGGCAGAGAGGTTGAATCAACAACTGATACCAATCCGGTATCCTGTTTTAGTTTACTGCATGAACAGCTCTGATTAATCAGAGATCAGGTACGCTTTAAGTGACGCATAGATTCCTGTGTAGAATTTTCTCATTCTTGATGGTTTCATCACCTCACCTTCACAGTGGATTTAGGCCAAGGAATGTGGTGGCTCATCCCACAGCAGAGGGGGCAGCTGGAGGAACCTGAAAATAGTTGTGACAGTCATGCTAAAATAGGTTTGAGTAATGGACGGCTTGATGACAGACTAATGCTATATCAATAAATCCAAAACAACTGTGCCCTCTTCAAATGCTTTGAATGATGAATGAGAAGCCTTTATTAAATGAAAGCAATAACCAGAGATGTTTTCTGTCAATCCATCTCCATGTTGCTGCTCTCTATCGCTGATAGGTAGAGCACAGCCCTGATTCTACCTGTCCTGAAGCGTGATGTGTCTGAAAGGTCTTTCCGGGGAATGATAAAGAGACACTTGGCCTGAAACGCTACACCTTATTACATGCAACATTTACATAATTGTACAATTCATGTACTTTGTAGTatgctttttatttacttaaagctgcactattTTTTGCACAATTTGTTTTCACAATGCTACCTGTCCAGCATCAAACAGCATACAGACACAttgagactagctggtg
Above is a genomic segment from Micropterus dolomieu isolate WLL.071019.BEF.003 ecotype Adirondacks linkage group LG18, ASM2129224v1, whole genome shotgun sequence containing:
- the LOC123986825 gene encoding two pore channel protein 2-like; translated protein: MSVQTSVIRRRLGIRAAFQVLSCQGARQATEERVCVDALLEVMSRVQMKSYYRAAITTETRQYADVGYMDREQFRRIFDELDKDLIKEHPPLPQYNSPVLQRLQVIFSHYYLTILGNAVALVNVMCICTLLVLNSEKSTVERDNFIMEIINLCFILYYLFEMCVKIFAFGWRGYLSYRNNIFDGFLTILLLVTLR